Within Dysgonomonas sp. HDW5A, the genomic segment TAAAGATGGTAATCTGGTTGATGATCGTTTGAAAGGCTATCCCGTTATTACCCGAAAAGTAGCCAGAGAACACGCCGTTCCCTTGATTGATATAAATTTAAAGACGCGTGATTTTATAACCATGTTAGGCGATTCGGCATCTATACCTTATTATCGTTGGGTGGAAGCAGGTGTAGACCATGCTAAACCTGATGGATTGAAAGATGACACTCACATGATGGATAAAGGAGCTACAAAGGTTGCTTCTTTTGTAGCCGAAGGCATAAGAGATTTGAACTTATATGGATTAAGTAAATATCTTAAAGCGGTGGAAGAATGAAAAATATTTTTTAACTTTGAATGCTTTAAGTATAAACAGCTAACCGATCTTTTTATGAAAAACAATTTATTGATCCTTTCTTTGCTTCTTTTTTTATTGTCTTCTTGTGAAGGAAATGAAGATAGTAAACAACCTGATTTTATTCAATTTGCTAAAAAAGAAATCAGTTTGGGTTATAAAGAAAGTAAAGATACTATAGAAATACAGACAAATACTTCTTGGGAAATAGAGAGTATGCCCGAATGGCTGACTGTAAGTAAACAAAAGGGAACACAGGAAGACACAAATGTTATTCTTTATATTCAACCGAATAGAAACGAAACAGTTCGAGAATTTGATCTGATTTTTAAGATCAAAGATAAAAAGCAAGCATTACATATCTATCAGGAGGCTAAGCCTAAACCCGAATATACTTTGCCCCGATTGGGATTCACTTCTTTAATTCGTCTCGTAAGTGGAACTTATTCCGAAACCGAACCTTTTGATCTGGAATTTGAATCGGATAAACTATTTATTAATTCATCCAATAAAGAACTGATATTTCTCGGGAGTCTTTTTGTCGGAAAACTGACTAATTACCCTAAATTGGATCGTGTGGAGACAGCAGGTTATGCATATAACCAGTTACCGATAATTATAGGAAATTTCATAAACTTTACCATAGAAGAAAATTATACACCCTCTTATGAAACTTATCAACAAATAGAAAAAGAAGGTGTAGATAATTTTAATTCTGATGCTAGTTTTCCTTTGAGAACTTCAGATGGAACATATTATTATTCTCGCCGTCATTTGCATTGTATAGGTCTCTATGAACTTGGAATTTCGTTGGAGAAATTATTAAACGGAAAATCCTATAAA encodes:
- a CDS encoding BACON domain-containing protein, with translation MKNNLLILSLLLFLLSSCEGNEDSKQPDFIQFAKKEISLGYKESKDTIEIQTNTSWEIESMPEWLTVSKQKGTQEDTNVILYIQPNRNETVREFDLIFKIKDKKQALHIYQEAKPKPEYTLPRLGFTSLIRLVSGTYSETEPFDLEFESDKLFINSSNKELIFLGSLFVGKLTNYPKLDRVETAGYAYNQLPIIIGNFINFTIEENYTPSYETYQQIEKEGVDNFNSDASFPLRTSDGTYYYSRRHLHCIGLYELGISLEKLLNGKSYKEESMKHEYGLIYPVSNIRFSADMDRPNPPLLTEKLNEDKFVPMNPNYISEIKYGNNTLLLVESDFEKGIVNSIQSKLSKSEQLNAEEVTKAEQMDAYYIYMVSVGEFKVIKGNLIEVINQLKDPKAVKIPIVPVSFSFSDYYNNGVGAVKYKIHVQ